The following nucleotide sequence is from Flavimarina sp. Hel_I_48.
AGGAGCGGGAAGATAAGATTGATAAAAGTAGCCCAAGGGTAATCTATGCGCCAGAGAGTCAACAACCTCTTGTTGCTTTTGTGCGCGATAGTACAAATAATCAAAATCTACAGCTTGAAGGGCAAATAAGAAAACCTCTTGGCTATAGTAAGATACCATACCAACACATAGATCTAAATGAATTGAATAAAAAAGCCAGCATCAAAAATTCAGTAAGGGTCCTGGTTGTACAGGATGTTTCAATATTAAGTGATGTGGCTATAACGGCTGTCATAAAATTTGTAGTGGAAGGAGGGACGCTTTTTTTACCACAGGGAAATACAGACCGGAGTTTTGGTTTTTTTGCAGGTGTAAAAAAGGATGCTACTTATAAAATTGATTTTGATGCCATAGGTCTGGATTTTAAAGTGGCTCTTGTGCCTGATTTTAAAGGGAAAACCATAAAGAATGGACAGCGGCATTATGGCCTTGAAGCTTCTAATTTTGATGAAAATATTGAATTTATCGCAACTTCATCATCAAATCCTGCATACCCGCTCATCATAAAAAATAAAATGGGCGTGGGCAAGGTTATTGCTTTTAATACACAGTTACAGCCAGAAAAAAGAAACCGCGGAATCTATTTTGGCTGTATGCTTTACGGTCTTAATGGGATTCCCTATCCGGTTGCCAATGTAAGTAGTATTTTCCTGGATGATTTTCCAGCGCCATTGTATAACTTAAAAATGGAACCGGTGGCCTCTGAGATGAATGTCACACAAGCTGCCTTTTATACAGATTATTGGTGGCCAGATTTACTCAAGCTGGCCAAGGATGAAAATTTGGAATATACGACCTATGTTTGTTTTGATTATCGTAATCTAACAGAGCCCCCATTCAACTTTAAAGAGTGGGAAATTGCCAGCACTAATAAGGGCAACCATACTGTTTCGGCACCAGACTGGCTTATGCAAGAGGTACGCAACAGTAAGCACGAACTTGGATTTCATGGCTACAATCACGTATCGCTTATTAAAAAAGACTGGAACAATCCTTCTTTTATGGGCCTTGGTCTGCGGGCGGTAAAGAAACGGTGGGAGGCAAGGGCTTATGGTAATTTGCCGGTCTCTTATGTCCCACCGTCAAACGATATTGATAGTATTGGGATAGTAGCCCTCGCCTATAATATGCCCTCTCTAAAATATAACAGTAGCCTGTATCATGGTACTTTTGAAGAAGGTGGGGAGCGAGAATTTGATCCTGAGCCTTTTGCCCCCCAACTATTCAATTACCCACGTGTAACGAGTGGATATATAATGAACAATTCCCGTCAATTTTCCCAGCAGTCCCTTTACCTTTATACCGGTATTTGGACACATTTTATACATGCTGATGATATTTACCAGATACCGTCAAACGATACTGATAGCGTTGATGATGAGTATGGCTTGAGAAATATACATGGTTATGGCTGGCACATTTCGGAAAACGGCTCGCCAGGTCTTTTGCCCAGGTTTAGGGAGTATCTCAAACATATTAGGGAATTATTTCCACTCTCTCGCTATCTCACAGTAGATAAAGCTGCACCCATTACTAGAAGTTGGAGGGAAGCCACCTTTCAGCACTCCATAAAAAAGAACTCCTATACGGTTAAAACCACTTCAAAAACAGAAAAAAACCAACCGTTCTATTGGTTTTATTATGCCGAAGAAAATGATATTAAAAACATTGAAAACAAATTAGAATCAAAAGATTATAGGTTTCATAAGATCCCTTTACTTGATGGAGCATTGTTTAATATCGAAACAAACTCAGGCTCATTAACTTTACCAGTCACTCAACACAAAGAGGAAAAACTATTGACTTATGTTGATTTTAAAGCGTATAAAGGCTTTTTAGATGAGGAAGGGTCGCCACAACAAGATACAGAGACCCAGATAACCAACCTCAAAATACAGCTTGCGGGATCAGCAATTGTTTCAGAAAAATCCTGGTTTTCTTTATTTAAATATTTGGGCTGGCAAAGTCGGGAAAAAGAAATCTGGCCTTTGCTTGAAAATACGTACAACAAGTTGAAATCAAATAGCCTGGTGGTTTTGGCAGACAAATTCATTGCCCACAGCGATTACCCAGATATGGAAACAAGAAAAAGGTGGATGCAACGTCAGATAGCAAATGATCCTCAGGACCTTGAGCTCAAAATGCGTTATGTCTCTTACTTTGGCGAAGACCAGAATGTGCAAATCCAAATGGCTGAACTCATAAATATTTTTGAAAATGAAAAGAGTATAGAAAATAGGACAAGCACCGTTGACCTTCTAATTAAAAAATATCCCGAAACAGCCAGCTCGTTTCTCTCAAAAATTGATGCTGAAAATTTAGATTATAACAAAGCAGCAAAAAACATCATGTGGTTTTTCGCAGATCAGGAAAATTACTTAAAAGCAATTGCCTGGTCCAAGAAAGTGGAAACTATAGACGTAGAAACGGTAGATAACTGGCGCTTACAAACCGGGGATTATGAATTTTTAAAGGAAAAGGATTTTCCTAAATACATCAATTACCTATTGGGCTATAATCCAAAAAAGGCAACAGCCGCCCTTATTGATAAAACGCCATGTATGCCGGTATTGCTCCCACAGGCCACTGCTATTGCATACGAATTTGGCAATCAGGGAAGTTATAGAAAAGCAATTGCCTGGTCTAAGTGCGCGGTAGATTTTCCGCTGGTTAATCAATTGCAGTGGTATTATGGGCTCAAGGATACTAAAGCAATAGATGCTATCTACACGGCGCATATTCAAAATAATATTCCCACTGAAGCTTTGAAAGGTTTCATGGCCGATTATTATATAGGGCGCGCCCAATTTGTAAATGCCTGGAAAATGGCAGAATCCCTGAAAAATTCAGACAAGCGGGAGACATTGCGCTTACAGTACAACAAAGATGTGGTTTTTGCCGAAAGCGAAACTCAAAAGCTGCTCATGAATGAAAATCCCGATTTTTTCTATCCTGAAACCTTGGCTAGAATTAAAAAAGACCTGCGCATTGCAACTGGTGATTTTTTAGAACTTGAAAATAGGGTGATCAGCGATCGCTTTGAGCCCACATCTTTGGGCAATGCCATTTTTTATGGTATTAGGGATTCGCGTTTAAATGAACATAAATTTGGTATAAGTCAGTTTAGGGCTTATCCGTTGATCGGTAATTTTGATGCTCGTATAAACAAGCCGCACGACCTTTACGGCATTGCCTATGAATTTAAAGAACTGCCGAAACCAAACACGTTCAGTTATGGGGCAGGGGGCAAGATTGAATTTGATGACGAGGGTAAAACATATTACCACATAAATACATCCGCGGCAATTACAAAAGACAGTCTTTATGCCTCTGTACAGATCTTTAGGCGCCCGGCGATCACAGGCCCAGCGTACAGTTTGAATATATATCAAACGCAGCTCAATATGTACTCAGAACTGCGTATGAAGAAGAATTATCAGGCCATTTTTTACCTGGAAAGCAATCAGTTTGACGATCAGGGCGCGCTGGATGCTACCGCACTGATCAATTTTGGGAAAAATTTTAAATTAAACCAAAGCGTCAAAATTAAGGGCTACGCCGAAATTTCAGGAATGCTGGGCAATACAGACCAGCGGCAGGGTTACCCATATTGGACCATTAATGAACGGCTATATGGTGGCCTTGGGGTGAGCTACAATTACGCTAACAATAGCAATAAGCTACAGTTTAGCTTAGATGCCTCCTCTTTTCTTGATACATTTTCAGAACAGTTTCAGCGCTACCGCGGGCAGTTGAACGTACCGCTTTTTAACTATTTGCACCTGGAGGCAAATGCCGAATTCTTCACGTTGAAAGACTTTTATTCCAATAGTTTTGGCCTTGGTCTACGGTATTATTTAAATTAAAACTATGTTGGATTTTGACGTTTAAAAGGTTATTTTAAGAACGTAAAAATCCATTTTATGCCAGAGTTGCCAGAAGTTACTTATTATAAAAAATATGTGGATGCCACCGCCCTGCATCAGGAAATTGTTGCAGTGCATGTAGATGATCCCAAGATTGCCCAGGCTTCAGAAAAAGATTTTAAAGAAGCTTTGCTACAGCAAAAACTGGAAAAAAGCCTTCGTCACGGCAAATATGTACTCCTCACTCTGAGCAATAACAAGATACTGATATTTCATTTTGGGATGAGCGGTAGTTTTGAATATCTCAAACACGACGAACTCCCGAAATACGCGTATTTTACATTGATTTTCAGTGATAATTCGAGATTGTGCTTTACATGTCCGCGTAAGTTCGGTAAAGTATTTTTGGCCGAAAGTATTGAAGCGTTCAAAAAAGAGCATAACCTTGGTATTGACGCTATGGATCTTGATTTCAATACTTTTAAAAATTTACTTTCCGGTAAAAAAGGAAGTATAAAAGGAGCCCTTCTTGATCAGCACCTTATCGCGGGCATAGGGAATATGTATGCTGATGAAATGCTGTTTCAGACTAAAATACACCCTAAAACAAGCATAGATAAACTTTCTGAATCCACTATTAAAGCACTTTTCAAAAGCATGCATCCAGTCCTAAAAACTGTGATCAATAGTCAATCTCAGGATGAACCTCTGCCTAAGGACTATCTTACGCCCCATCGTAAACCAGATGCTCCATGCCCTAACGGAAATGGAAAAGTAGAGAAAATAAAGGTTTCCGGAAGGAGTACTTATTTTTGTCCGGAATGTCAAAAGGAAAAGTGATTGTTAACTTTGGGTTATTTCCCATTAAATAGCCTAAAAACTACTAAAACCTGTTTTATACTGATTTTTTTCAATTGGTATTCTGCTTTTTAATTTTTAAAATAATTCTATATTTATTGTTGGAAATAGGGTGTGGGCGTGAATGGAAATAGTTCCGCCAGAGGCGAAAAATCAGCTTAAAATGCCTAAAAAACGGTTTAAAACTATGAAAAAACTACTACTTTTTATCTTCGTCTTATTTTTGCTTGCATCCTGTAAAACCGAACCAAAAATGGAACCCCAGGCCCAGATTCCCGATACCATGGATCAAAAATGGTGGAAGGAAGGTATTATCTACCAGATTTATCCACGCAGTTTTAAAGATACTGATGGCGATGGGGTAGGCGATATTCCAGGGGTGATCGAGAAACTGGATTATATAGACAGTCTGGGTGTGACCATGGTGTGGATGAACCCGTTTTTTAAATCTCCCAATGTAGATAACGGTTATGATGTGAGCGATTACCGCGTCATTCAGTCTGAATTTGGCAGTATGGAAGATTTTGATAAACTGCTCGCCGGGCTACATGCCCGCGATATCAAGTTTGTGCTTGATGTGGTTGTAAACCACAGCAGCGACCAGCATGAGTGGTTTCAACAAGCACGCAGTTCACGCGATAATAAATACCGCGATTACTACCACTGGTGGCCGGCAGAAAAAGGAAAACCCAACAACCGCTACAGCTTATTTGATGAAAAGGGCGAGGCGTGGAAATACGATAGCCTTACAGACGCGTACTACCTGCACTATTTTGCCCAGGAGCAGCCAGATCTCAACTGGGAAAACCCAAAAGTGCGCCAGGAGGTTTATGATATCATGAAATTCTGGGCAAAAAAGGGTGTTAATGGTTTTCGGCTTGATGCGTTTCAGTATGTTTCAAAAGACACCATCTTTCCCGCCCTTCCCGAAGGTTATGAAAAGGATGTGATCAAGTATTATGGTATGGGGCCAAACCTGCATGAATACCTGCGCGAAATGAATGAGGAGGTGCTGAGCAAATATGATGTTTTTGCCGTTTCTGAAGGTGTGGGCAGTACCTTTGAAGATGCCCACGATCTTGTGGACGCTGATCGCGCTGAACTCCAGCTCGCCTATCATTTTCAGGGTATGGATGTGGGCAACAGTTTGGAAGGTTATGACCTTTCGGAATTCAAGGAAGTGTATTCTAAATGGGATAGCGCATTTGCGAAAAAAGGCTGGCTTTCTATTTTTCTGGCGAATCACGATGTGCCACGCATGGTTTCAAAATTTGGTGATGACCGCCCAGAATTTAGGGCTGCCTCAGCAAAAATGCTGAATACTTTTTTATTGAGTATGCGAGGAACGCCCTACTGTTATTATGGTGACGAACTGGGGATGACCAATATTGATTTTCAGGAAATTGACCAATATCAAGATATTTCGGCTATAAACGGGTATAAAAAAGCCAAAGCTGAAGGTAAGGATATGGAGCAATTCATGAAAGAACTCAACCTGCTCTCGCGTGACAATGGCCGCACGCCCATGCAGTGGGATGCTTCGGCACATGCCGGTTTTACGGTGGGAAATCCCTGGTTGCCAGTCAATGAAAATTATAAAGAAGTAAATGTGACGGTGGAACGCGACGATCCTAATTCTACCTTAAACCATTTTATGAAAATGACCGCACTGCGAAAAGCCAATAAAGTACTGGTTTATGGCGATTATACCCTGATTCAGGCAGAAAATCCTACCATTTATGCGTACACACGTACTCTGGGAGATAAGAAAATGCTCGTACTTCTCAATTTTTCAGATGGCAATTCCACTATAAAATTGGATGCTGAATTAAAAATGGAAGGAGTGCATATCAATAATTATCCAGATTTTCAGATAAATGAAAATAGGGTTGAATTGAAGCCCTATCAGGCGATGATTGTTGAAGTTGAAAACTAAATAGATATAATGTTATTCGCTAATTTAAAAGATGAATAATGCTTAATCTATACCTAAATTAAGCCGATTTTTGATATAAATAACCAATTTTTCCAACCTAATCTAACAATGAAATTAATTTTTTCAATTTTAATCACCTTGGTTTTTGTTTCATGCAAAACCACAAAAGAAGATTTACCCAAGTATGCCCGCGTATCCACGCAAAACGGTAACTTAGAAGGTATTTACGCGCCAGATACGAAGCTAAATATGTATTATGGTATTCCCTATGCATCCCCTCCGGTGGGCGATTTGCGCTGGAAGGCACCCCAACCTGTTGAAAACTGGACGGGAACGCGTGATGCAAAAACCTTTGGAGATCGTCCCATGCAAGAGCGCCTGTGGGATGACTTAATCTACAGGTCCCAAAAAATGAGTGAGGATTGCCTCTATCTCAATATCTGGGCTCCTGCAAACGCTTCAGGAAAGAAACTTCCCGTTCTTTTTTACATACACGGCGGTGGTTTTAATGCTGGTGACGGTTCTGAGTTACGTTATGACGGTTCAAGCATGGCGCAAAAAGGCATGGTCGTGGTCACGATCAATTACCGTTTAAATATTTTTGGGTTTTTAGCATCGCCCGAACTGAGCGCCGAATCAGCATACAACGCTTCCGGAAATTATGGGTTACTGGATCAGGTCGCAGCCTTAAAATGGGTAAAAAACAATATCGCAGCCTTCGGGGGAAATCCAGACCAGATCACGGTTGCTGGTGAATCTGCGGGATCTATTTCGGTAAGCAGCCTTATGGCTTCGCCACTTTCAAGGGACATGATCGCGGGAGCAATAGGGGAGAGCGGTGCGGCAATAAATCCCACGTTAGCACCTGTTTCCCTAAATAAGGCGGAAACTAACGGTTCCACTTTTGTGAAAGCTATGGGAAATGTTTCCCTTGCAAATTTGCGTGCGATGGATGCCGAAGAACTTTTTGATATCTATAAAAACGCAGAAAATAAAAGCTTCCCTACGGTTATTGATCAGCATTTTTACACAGAAAATCTTGCTCAAACATTTAATGCAGGCAAACAGGCGCAGGTTCCTCTATTAGTAGGATGGAATTCTGCTGAACTTCCCGGCGCCGCGTTTATGCAAGGCCAGGAAACTACTCCTGAAAATTTTATAAACCGTGTGGAAGAAAGCTACCCAGAAAACGCAGATGAGGTTTTAAAACTTTATGCCCATGATACGCCCGAAGAAGTGGGGCTGTCCAGTACCGCATTGATTTCAGATGGTTTTATAGCTTTTAGTACATGGAAATGGTTTGACCTCCACCGTAAAAACAGCGATCAACCGGTTTACAGATATCTTTACAGTAAAATCAGGCCGCAGGCCGAAGCAGATTCTTTAGCGCCGAAATCCCTGGGTGCAGGTCATGCGAATGAGATTGAATATGCCCTTGGTAATTTACACTATATAAAAGCACACCAGTGGACTGAAGAAGATTACAGCGTTTCAGAAACAATGCAGGATTATTTTGCCAACTTCATCAAAACGGGCAATCCCAATGCGGAAAGCCTACCGCAATGGCCAGCTGCCGAAAAGGATTCCGCTGCGCCCCCACTTATGAATATTGACACAAAATCACAAGCGGAAGAAGCCAAGGATGACGATCGCTACCGCTTCTGGGATACGTATTATTCAAAGAATTAAATTTGATTAGCCAATAGTCAACTAATTATAAAACTTGGATTTTTTAATAAATAGGGTTAGAATTGTAGTGTTAAAATCAGTAAATCGCATAAAAAAACCGGTAAAAAAGGAGTATTTAATCCTTTTTACCGGTTTTTTAGCAAAAATTCTATTCCGTTTTAGCGGTTTATTTTCCCCATTCGGTATGAAAAATTCCTTCTTTGTCCTTACGTTCGTAGGTATGTGAGCCAAAGTTGTCACGCTGCGCCTGTATTAAGTTCAACGGTAAATGGCTAGAGGTGTAGGCTTCAAAATAATTGAGCGAATTACACAATCCAGGTACTGGAACACCGCTTTTTACCGCGAATGCGACAATTTCCCTTACAGAACTTATGGTATCCTGAACCTGAGGTACAAAAGATGGCGCTAATAACAGATTTTTCAGGTCATTATCTTTCTTGAACGCATCGGCGATGTCTGCAAGCAGACCGGCACGTATGATGCAACCGGCACGCCATATTTTAGCGACGGTGGCCATATTCAGTTCATATCCATATTCTTTAGAAGCTGCCGCCAGCTGGCTCATACCCTGGGCATAGGCCATAATAAAGGAAAAGTACAGCGCTTCTTCTGCCATACTGATGAGTTTTTCCTTTTCCATTTCTAAAGGCTCTGGGCGATCGTATAACTTGTCTGCCGCTACACGCTCATCCTTAAGGGCAGAAACCTCGCGCATACTAACCGCGATATCAATTGTAGGAATAGGGATTCCCAGGTCCATGGCGTTTTGTGAAGTCCATTTACCGGTACCTTTTTGTTTGGCTTTGTCTAAAATCTTATCTATAAGATCACCATCTGATTCTTCGTCTTTCTGGGCAAAAATTTCAGCCGTGATTTCAACAAGGAAGGATTGCAACCTTCCATCGTTCCATTTGCTATAAACTTTATGAAGCTCTTCATTTGTGAGTCCGCCGGCTTTTTTCAGAAGATCATAAATTTCTGAGGTAAGCTGCATCATACCATATTCAATACCATTATGAACCATTTTCACATAGTTTCCGGCAGATTTTGGGCCTAAATAGGCAACACATGGATCTCCTTCATACTTTGCGGAAACCGCTTCAAAAATTGGTTTTACATGTTGATAGGCTTCTTTATCGCCACCGGGCATAATGCTGGGGCCTTTACGCGCGCCTTCTGCACCTCCGGAAACACCGGCACCAAAAAAGTGGATGCCTTTTTCTTTTAATTCTGCTTCCCTACGGTCAGTATCTTCAAAATAGGAATTACCACCATCTATAATCAAATCGCCTTTGTCAAGGTGCGGCAGCAAACCATCTATAACGGTGTCAACAATTTTTCCGGCAGGTACTAATAACATGATGACCCGTGGGGTGCTTAAAGATTGCGTAAATACTTTAACATCTGTTGATGCATTTACTTTTTCCAGATCATCACCTGCTTTTTTTAGCGCATCTACTTTTTCCTGATCAAGATCCT
It contains:
- a CDS encoding DUF2194 domain-containing protein, which gives rise to MSKTHSNILFILFIYVLGACFLSCQKEEREDKIDKSSPRVIYAPESQQPLVAFVRDSTNNQNLQLEGQIRKPLGYSKIPYQHIDLNELNKKASIKNSVRVLVVQDVSILSDVAITAVIKFVVEGGTLFLPQGNTDRSFGFFAGVKKDATYKIDFDAIGLDFKVALVPDFKGKTIKNGQRHYGLEASNFDENIEFIATSSSNPAYPLIIKNKMGVGKVIAFNTQLQPEKRNRGIYFGCMLYGLNGIPYPVANVSSIFLDDFPAPLYNLKMEPVASEMNVTQAAFYTDYWWPDLLKLAKDENLEYTTYVCFDYRNLTEPPFNFKEWEIASTNKGNHTVSAPDWLMQEVRNSKHELGFHGYNHVSLIKKDWNNPSFMGLGLRAVKKRWEARAYGNLPVSYVPPSNDIDSIGIVALAYNMPSLKYNSSLYHGTFEEGGEREFDPEPFAPQLFNYPRVTSGYIMNNSRQFSQQSLYLYTGIWTHFIHADDIYQIPSNDTDSVDDEYGLRNIHGYGWHISENGSPGLLPRFREYLKHIRELFPLSRYLTVDKAAPITRSWREATFQHSIKKNSYTVKTTSKTEKNQPFYWFYYAEENDIKNIENKLESKDYRFHKIPLLDGALFNIETNSGSLTLPVTQHKEEKLLTYVDFKAYKGFLDEEGSPQQDTETQITNLKIQLAGSAIVSEKSWFSLFKYLGWQSREKEIWPLLENTYNKLKSNSLVVLADKFIAHSDYPDMETRKRWMQRQIANDPQDLELKMRYVSYFGEDQNVQIQMAELINIFENEKSIENRTSTVDLLIKKYPETASSFLSKIDAENLDYNKAAKNIMWFFADQENYLKAIAWSKKVETIDVETVDNWRLQTGDYEFLKEKDFPKYINYLLGYNPKKATAALIDKTPCMPVLLPQATAIAYEFGNQGSYRKAIAWSKCAVDFPLVNQLQWYYGLKDTKAIDAIYTAHIQNNIPTEALKGFMADYYIGRAQFVNAWKMAESLKNSDKRETLRLQYNKDVVFAESETQKLLMNENPDFFYPETLARIKKDLRIATGDFLELENRVISDRFEPTSLGNAIFYGIRDSRLNEHKFGISQFRAYPLIGNFDARINKPHDLYGIAYEFKELPKPNTFSYGAGGKIEFDDEGKTYYHINTSAAITKDSLYASVQIFRRPAITGPAYSLNIYQTQLNMYSELRMKKNYQAIFYLESNQFDDQGALDATALINFGKNFKLNQSVKIKGYAEISGMLGNTDQRQGYPYWTINERLYGGLGVSYNYANNSNKLQFSLDASSFLDTFSEQFQRYRGQLNVPLFNYLHLEANAEFFTLKDFYSNSFGLGLRYYLN
- a CDS encoding Fpg/Nei family DNA glycosylase, translating into MPELPEVTYYKKYVDATALHQEIVAVHVDDPKIAQASEKDFKEALLQQKLEKSLRHGKYVLLTLSNNKILIFHFGMSGSFEYLKHDELPKYAYFTLIFSDNSRLCFTCPRKFGKVFLAESIEAFKKEHNLGIDAMDLDFNTFKNLLSGKKGSIKGALLDQHLIAGIGNMYADEMLFQTKIHPKTSIDKLSESTIKALFKSMHPVLKTVINSQSQDEPLPKDYLTPHRKPDAPCPNGNGKVEKIKVSGRSTYFCPECQKEK
- a CDS encoding glycoside hydrolase family 13 protein translates to MKKLLLFIFVLFLLASCKTEPKMEPQAQIPDTMDQKWWKEGIIYQIYPRSFKDTDGDGVGDIPGVIEKLDYIDSLGVTMVWMNPFFKSPNVDNGYDVSDYRVIQSEFGSMEDFDKLLAGLHARDIKFVLDVVVNHSSDQHEWFQQARSSRDNKYRDYYHWWPAEKGKPNNRYSLFDEKGEAWKYDSLTDAYYLHYFAQEQPDLNWENPKVRQEVYDIMKFWAKKGVNGFRLDAFQYVSKDTIFPALPEGYEKDVIKYYGMGPNLHEYLREMNEEVLSKYDVFAVSEGVGSTFEDAHDLVDADRAELQLAYHFQGMDVGNSLEGYDLSEFKEVYSKWDSAFAKKGWLSIFLANHDVPRMVSKFGDDRPEFRAASAKMLNTFLLSMRGTPYCYYGDELGMTNIDFQEIDQYQDISAINGYKKAKAEGKDMEQFMKELNLLSRDNGRTPMQWDASAHAGFTVGNPWLPVNENYKEVNVTVERDDPNSTLNHFMKMTALRKANKVLVYGDYTLIQAENPTIYAYTRTLGDKKMLVLLNFSDGNSTIKLDAELKMEGVHINNYPDFQINENRVELKPYQAMIVEVEN
- a CDS encoding carboxylesterase/lipase family protein: MKLIFSILITLVFVSCKTTKEDLPKYARVSTQNGNLEGIYAPDTKLNMYYGIPYASPPVGDLRWKAPQPVENWTGTRDAKTFGDRPMQERLWDDLIYRSQKMSEDCLYLNIWAPANASGKKLPVLFYIHGGGFNAGDGSELRYDGSSMAQKGMVVVTINYRLNIFGFLASPELSAESAYNASGNYGLLDQVAALKWVKNNIAAFGGNPDQITVAGESAGSISVSSLMASPLSRDMIAGAIGESGAAINPTLAPVSLNKAETNGSTFVKAMGNVSLANLRAMDAEELFDIYKNAENKSFPTVIDQHFYTENLAQTFNAGKQAQVPLLVGWNSAELPGAAFMQGQETTPENFINRVEESYPENADEVLKLYAHDTPEEVGLSSTALISDGFIAFSTWKWFDLHRKNSDQPVYRYLYSKIRPQAEADSLAPKSLGAGHANEIEYALGNLHYIKAHQWTEEDYSVSETMQDYFANFIKTGNPNAESLPQWPAAEKDSAAPPLMNIDTKSQAEEAKDDDRYRFWDTYYSKN
- the gndA gene encoding NADP-dependent phosphogluconate dehydrogenase, encoding MEYKDYNFGLIGLGVMGQNFILNVADSGFRAFGQDLDQEKVDALKKAGDDLEKVNASTDVKVFTQSLSTPRVIMLLVPAGKIVDTVIDGLLPHLDKGDLIIDGGNSYFEDTDRREAELKEKGIHFFGAGVSGGAEGARKGPSIMPGGDKEAYQHVKPIFEAVSAKYEGDPCVAYLGPKSAGNYVKMVHNGIEYGMMQLTSEIYDLLKKAGGLTNEELHKVYSKWNDGRLQSFLVEITAEIFAQKDEESDGDLIDKILDKAKQKGTGKWTSQNAMDLGIPIPTIDIAVSMREVSALKDERVAADKLYDRPEPLEMEKEKLISMAEEALYFSFIMAYAQGMSQLAAASKEYGYELNMATVAKIWRAGCIIRAGLLADIADAFKKDNDLKNLLLAPSFVPQVQDTISSVREIVAFAVKSGVPVPGLCNSLNYFEAYTSSHLPLNLIQAQRDNFGSHTYERKDKEGIFHTEWGK